Proteins from a genomic interval of Pelagicoccus enzymogenes:
- a CDS encoding ABC transporter ATP-binding protein, with the protein MAYLELDNVSIGFGPPSNRTEVLKDINLSVEENEFVAIIGFSGSGKSTLMSLLAGLQKPDKGQVRLHGSVVENPGPRLGIMFQNYSLLPWLTVFGNIELAVRQVFPKFTKAQVKEHVERYVEMVSLTPALEKNPHELSGGMRQRVSLARTLAMQPEVLLLDEPLSALDALTRAVLQDEIIRIWEEDKRTVVMITNDVDEATLMADRIVPLTIGPAATLADPFPVTMERPRDRANLNKNPEFMKLKNSVTRFMVGMNKESKDLKVDTSVKMPNIIPHDFTPPTRRSVKVR; encoded by the coding sequence ATGGCATATTTGGAATTGGACAATGTTTCGATCGGCTTCGGCCCGCCGTCCAACCGCACGGAGGTGCTGAAGGACATCAATCTTTCGGTCGAGGAAAACGAGTTTGTGGCGATCATCGGATTTTCGGGAAGCGGCAAGAGCACGCTCATGTCCTTGCTCGCTGGCTTGCAGAAGCCAGACAAGGGGCAGGTTCGCTTGCACGGATCGGTAGTGGAAAATCCAGGACCGCGGCTGGGGATCATGTTTCAGAACTACTCGCTGTTGCCATGGCTTACGGTGTTCGGGAACATCGAGCTCGCGGTGCGCCAGGTGTTTCCGAAGTTCACGAAGGCCCAAGTGAAGGAGCACGTAGAGCGCTACGTGGAGATGGTGAGCCTGACGCCAGCCTTGGAAAAGAACCCGCATGAGCTTTCGGGCGGCATGCGGCAGCGCGTTTCTTTGGCCCGTACTCTAGCCATGCAGCCGGAAGTCCTGCTGCTGGACGAGCCGCTTAGCGCCTTGGACGCCTTGACGCGGGCTGTGCTGCAGGATGAGATCATCCGCATTTGGGAGGAGGATAAGCGTACGGTGGTCATGATCACTAACGACGTTGACGAGGCGACGCTAATGGCGGACCGCATCGTTCCTCTAACCATCGGTCCCGCTGCGACTTTGGCTGATCCGTTTCCGGTGACTATGGAGCGTCCGCGCGATCGGGCCAACTTGAACAAGAATCCCGAGTTCATGAAGCTGAAGAATTCAGTGACTCGTTTCATGGTCGGCATGAACAAGGAGTCGAAGGATCTGAAGGTGGATACCTCGGTCAAGATGCCGAATATCATTCCGCACGATTTTACGCCGCCTACGCGTCGCTCCGTGAAGGTGAGGTAG
- a CDS encoding ABC transporter permease, protein MAESTKDKIKYRILKALDVSGFTAFDPVIRLFFGEEPQKQFAAIVKYLVIPAIFVLSCVWFWSWIGPRHKTKSGEVPTPDVVWESVQINDTIADREKVKQSDFQLKGAEREAALEAVAKEYAVLTEEVEAAKALVAEREAEKKAREEKLIAPLEEKYDALKSEYRDAAKARDAEIARISEAVSSGDEPASALIAAIREDGIASDKERDVLNGYKAQIDEIRSQKYKPLDLARKRYDSVADKQFFMKTRLEFLDDRNLYVKLDEAQAELNEYMAELSSAGSAKDALKIAKRAVRAEESVARLEGQEYASAVTIYHQTKRSIFTVFVGFFMAAFVAIPVGIMCGLNKIFMACMTPIISVFKPVSPVVWLLIFQIVVGAFFPDPENHVLLNFLNNLPLISSLEINPALIFSACTVAMCAVWPALVNTALGVASIDQDHVNVARVLRLGFWSRLFKIVIPSALPLVFAGLRISLGVGWMVLIAAEALSSSDGLGKFVWDEYQNGSSLTFANIIMVCFVVGIIGFFLDRMMIILQRFVSFDGRGTSV, encoded by the coding sequence ATGGCTGAATCTACAAAGGATAAAATCAAGTATCGCATTCTCAAGGCGCTCGACGTGAGCGGCTTTACCGCGTTCGACCCGGTCATACGTTTGTTCTTCGGCGAGGAACCGCAAAAGCAGTTCGCGGCCATCGTCAAGTATCTCGTCATTCCTGCAATCTTTGTGCTCAGCTGCGTCTGGTTTTGGTCGTGGATTGGTCCGCGGCACAAGACGAAGTCGGGCGAGGTGCCGACGCCGGACGTCGTTTGGGAATCTGTACAGATCAATGATACCATCGCGGATCGCGAGAAGGTGAAGCAGAGCGATTTTCAGCTCAAGGGAGCGGAGCGCGAGGCGGCTCTGGAGGCAGTTGCGAAGGAGTATGCAGTCCTGACGGAGGAGGTTGAGGCTGCCAAGGCTCTTGTCGCCGAACGGGAAGCTGAGAAGAAGGCTCGCGAAGAGAAGCTGATCGCGCCGCTTGAAGAGAAGTATGATGCATTAAAATCTGAATACAGGGATGCGGCGAAGGCTCGCGATGCGGAGATCGCGCGCATTTCGGAAGCGGTTTCGAGTGGCGATGAGCCAGCGTCCGCCCTGATCGCGGCCATTCGCGAAGACGGCATCGCGTCCGACAAGGAGCGCGATGTCCTTAATGGATACAAGGCCCAGATCGACGAGATACGCTCGCAGAAGTACAAGCCTCTTGACCTTGCTCGCAAGCGGTACGACAGCGTGGCGGACAAGCAGTTCTTTATGAAGACGCGCCTCGAGTTCCTGGACGACCGCAACCTGTACGTGAAACTCGACGAGGCCCAGGCTGAGCTCAACGAATACATGGCTGAGCTCTCCAGCGCCGGTTCGGCTAAGGACGCTCTCAAGATCGCCAAGCGGGCTGTGAGAGCAGAGGAAAGCGTCGCTCGTCTGGAAGGTCAGGAGTACGCATCGGCTGTTACGATCTACCACCAGACCAAACGCTCGATTTTCACGGTTTTCGTCGGCTTCTTCATGGCAGCCTTCGTGGCGATCCCGGTAGGAATCATGTGCGGTCTCAACAAGATCTTCATGGCTTGCATGACTCCGATCATTTCAGTTTTTAAGCCGGTGTCGCCGGTGGTCTGGCTGCTGATTTTCCAAATTGTGGTCGGAGCGTTTTTTCCGGATCCGGAAAACCATGTCTTGCTCAACTTCCTCAACAATCTGCCGCTCATCTCCTCTCTCGAGATTAATCCTGCGCTCATCTTCTCGGCCTGTACCGTCGCGATGTGCGCGGTTTGGCCCGCTCTCGTGAACACGGCCCTCGGCGTGGCGTCCATAGACCAGGACCACGTAAATGTTGCCCGCGTGTTGCGCCTCGGCTTCTGGAGCCGCCTCTTCAAGATCGTTATCCCTTCCGCCTTGCCGCTGGTCTTCGCAGGCCTGCGCATCTCGCTCGGTGTCGGATGGATGGTTTTGATCGCAGCGGAAGCGCTCTCCTCTTCGGACGGTTTGGGCAAGTTCGTTTGGGACGAGTACCAGAACGGATCTTCCCTCACTTTCGCCAACATCATCATGGTCTGCTTCGTGGTCGGGATCATCGGATTCTTCCTCGATCGCATGATGATCATCCTGCAGCGCTTCGTGTCCTTCGATGGACGTGGAACTTCTGTATAA
- a CDS encoding CmpA/NrtA family ABC transporter substrate-binding protein — protein MTDLKKWITTASAALALSSLNGEMLDLEKDELKFGFIKLTDCAPIVIAKEKGFFEDEGLQVEVIAQPNWKQLLDNVINGELDGAHMLSGQPIAATIGFGTEAHIVTAYTLDLNGNGITVSNAIWEGMQENDPALDTDTPAHPITADSLKPIVEEKLEEGEKLQMGMVFPVSTHNYEIRYWLAAAGIHPGFYTSEDKKGFTNAQVELSVTPPPQMPATLESGNISGYCVGEPWNQQAVAKGIGVPVTTNYDIWKNNPEKVFGVNAKWAKENPNTHIAVVKALIRAGKWLDETDSDGVLINREEAVRILSQPNYVGADFDVIKNSMTGYFYFQKTDKREMPDFNVFFKYHSTYPWYSDGVWFLTQMRRWGQITEPKPAEWYDKVAKEVYLPEVYLEAAKHLLEEGHISEEDIPWDTDGYKPATDEFIDGILFDPKDPIGYLNSHTIGNKD, from the coding sequence ATGACTGATCTAAAGAAATGGATAACCACCGCAAGTGCCGCCCTGGCGCTTTCCTCGCTCAATGGCGAGATGCTCGATTTGGAAAAAGATGAACTCAAGTTCGGTTTCATCAAGCTGACGGACTGTGCCCCAATCGTTATCGCCAAGGAAAAGGGGTTTTTCGAGGACGAAGGCTTGCAGGTCGAGGTGATTGCTCAGCCGAACTGGAAGCAGCTGCTCGATAACGTTATCAACGGCGAGTTGGACGGAGCTCATATGCTGTCGGGCCAGCCGATCGCGGCCACCATAGGTTTCGGTACTGAGGCTCACATCGTCACGGCTTATACCTTGGATTTGAACGGAAACGGGATCACTGTTTCCAACGCCATTTGGGAAGGCATGCAGGAAAACGATCCTGCTCTCGACACGGATACGCCAGCGCATCCGATCACTGCTGACTCGCTGAAGCCAATTGTGGAAGAGAAGTTGGAGGAAGGCGAGAAGCTGCAGATGGGAATGGTTTTTCCTGTATCCACTCACAACTACGAGATTCGCTACTGGCTCGCAGCTGCTGGTATCCATCCCGGCTTCTACACTTCCGAGGACAAGAAAGGCTTCACCAATGCTCAAGTAGAGCTCTCCGTTACGCCTCCGCCGCAAATGCCGGCAACCCTCGAGAGCGGCAATATCAGCGGCTACTGCGTGGGTGAGCCGTGGAACCAGCAGGCTGTAGCGAAGGGGATCGGTGTACCGGTCACCACCAACTACGACATCTGGAAGAACAATCCGGAGAAGGTCTTCGGGGTGAACGCTAAGTGGGCAAAGGAAAATCCGAACACTCATATCGCCGTAGTTAAAGCTTTGATACGTGCAGGAAAATGGCTCGACGAAACCGATAGCGACGGCGTGCTCATCAATCGTGAGGAAGCGGTTCGCATCCTTTCCCAGCCGAACTACGTGGGAGCGGACTTCGACGTGATCAAAAACTCCATGACCGGCTACTTCTACTTCCAGAAGACCGACAAGCGCGAAATGCCTGACTTCAACGTCTTCTTCAAGTACCACAGCACCTACCCATGGTACAGCGACGGGGTTTGGTTCCTCACTCAAATGCGCCGTTGGGGCCAAATCACTGAGCCGAAGCCTGCTGAGTGGTACGATAAGGTCGCCAAGGAAGTTTACCTTCCTGAGGTTTACCTTGAAGCGGCCAAGCACCTGCTCGAGGAAGGCCATATCTCCGAGGAGGACATTCCGTGGGATACTGACGGCTACAAGCCAGCCACCGACGAATTCATCGACGGCATCCTTTTCGATCCTAAGGATCCAATCGGCTACCTCAACTCCCACACCATCGGAAACAAGGACTAG
- a CDS encoding ABC transporter substrate-binding protein, whose amino-acid sequence MDEFEKKGSEAVVAPRLVGKRRTAIRLGYIGLVDAAPLLVASHYGLFESKGLDVVLSREVGWATIREKVLFGELEAAHALSTLPFVSTLGLGSAPIPCVAGMVISRGGNAVVLSEELRHRGVKNKETLKLDVENRKAFRKYKFATVYACSPHNFHLREWLAAANINPDSDVELVTLPPAQMCRNLAAGTIDGFCVGEPWASRAIKDKIGWSPVNSEDLSPGHPEKVLMVREDYAQEHREENAALIAAIVEACSICEDPTERSRIAELLSDKKRVNCPPEILDLCLSPSFNYGLGRVEHRPGFLRFHYGDSARPTDADTEWVLERLGRSCADAAAAVQLEKAKTVLRPDLYEAAMALPC is encoded by the coding sequence ATGGACGAATTTGAGAAAAAGGGTTCTGAAGCAGTTGTTGCGCCCAGATTGGTAGGTAAGCGTAGAACGGCGATCCGCCTTGGATATATCGGTTTGGTGGACGCTGCTCCGCTGTTGGTTGCCTCTCACTACGGCCTCTTCGAGAGCAAGGGCTTGGACGTGGTTTTGAGCCGGGAAGTCGGTTGGGCGACCATTCGCGAGAAGGTGCTTTTTGGCGAGTTGGAGGCGGCGCACGCCCTTTCTACCTTACCCTTTGTCTCGACCTTGGGCTTGGGCTCTGCTCCGATTCCGTGCGTCGCCGGCATGGTGATTAGCCGTGGAGGAAACGCGGTGGTCCTCTCCGAGGAGCTGCGGCACCGCGGCGTCAAGAACAAGGAAACGCTCAAGCTCGACGTGGAGAACCGGAAGGCCTTTCGCAAATACAAGTTTGCCACGGTCTACGCGTGCTCGCCCCACAACTTCCACTTGAGGGAATGGCTTGCGGCCGCGAACATCAATCCTGACTCCGATGTGGAGTTGGTCACTTTGCCGCCAGCTCAGATGTGCCGCAACCTTGCGGCAGGGACGATTGACGGCTTTTGCGTAGGCGAGCCTTGGGCGAGCCGGGCCATCAAGGACAAGATTGGTTGGTCGCCAGTTAATTCCGAAGATCTGAGTCCAGGGCATCCCGAAAAGGTTTTGATGGTGCGAGAAGACTACGCCCAGGAGCATCGCGAAGAGAATGCGGCATTGATAGCGGCGATCGTAGAAGCGTGCTCTATTTGTGAAGATCCGACGGAGCGCAGCCGTATCGCTGAGCTTCTGAGCGACAAGAAGCGGGTGAACTGCCCTCCTGAGATATTGGACCTATGCTTGTCGCCATCTTTCAACTACGGACTCGGCAGGGTCGAGCATCGTCCGGGCTTTCTGCGCTTCCACTACGGGGATTCAGCTCGGCCAACGGATGCGGATACGGAGTGGGTGCTGGAGCGTCTCGGCCGTTCCTGCGCGGATGCTGCAGCAGCGGTGCAGCTGGAAAAGGCGAAAACGGTGTTGCGACCCGACTTGTACGAGGCAGCCATGGCTCTGCCTTGCTAG
- a CDS encoding LysR family transcriptional regulator, with amino-acid sequence MREDIIDSRQLLAFKTLAETGSFTLAAKQLNLTQSAVSHSIKALEDDLGCPLINRLGRKIHLTEAGDIFLAAADRIHQRMQSVRGELEALSRWGAGRLRIGAGTTACQYILPTVIREFRQTFPDCQLSISPNNAKELMDELRGNEIDLALTLSPQSSDDIDSQSVFEDNLQFAVAPSHPWASRKVAPGAEIDEQTFVTYSKGSMTFESIRRHFRTEGHSFSKVIELGSMEAIKELVKIGIGVGIIAPWVAQKEIAEGSIHLLSPSRKQLKRTWGVCYLKGRRLSLMEETFIGLCESVCDCLEQ; translated from the coding sequence ATGCGAGAAGACATAATAGACAGCCGCCAACTCCTTGCTTTCAAGACACTCGCCGAGACGGGTAGCTTCACTTTAGCTGCAAAACAGCTCAATCTTACGCAATCCGCGGTGAGCCATTCCATCAAGGCGCTCGAAGATGATCTCGGCTGTCCACTTATCAATCGGTTGGGGCGCAAGATTCACCTCACGGAGGCGGGCGACATCTTTCTCGCCGCCGCGGACCGGATCCACCAGCGCATGCAAAGCGTGCGGGGCGAGCTCGAAGCCCTCAGTCGCTGGGGAGCCGGGCGCCTGCGCATCGGAGCCGGCACGACCGCTTGCCAATACATCCTACCCACCGTCATCCGCGAGTTCCGCCAGACCTTCCCCGATTGCCAGCTCTCGATCTCGCCGAACAACGCCAAGGAGCTCATGGACGAGCTGCGGGGAAACGAGATCGACCTCGCCCTCACCCTTTCTCCTCAGTCGAGCGACGATATCGACAGCCAATCCGTCTTCGAAGACAACCTGCAGTTCGCCGTGGCCCCCTCCCATCCATGGGCCAGCCGAAAGGTCGCGCCCGGAGCTGAGATCGACGAGCAGACCTTCGTCACCTACAGCAAGGGAAGCATGACCTTCGAATCCATCCGCCGCCACTTCCGCACCGAGGGACACTCCTTTAGTAAAGTGATCGAACTCGGCTCCATGGAGGCGATCAAGGAGTTGGTCAAAATCGGCATCGGCGTCGGAATCATCGCTCCCTGGGTCGCCCAGAAGGAAATCGCCGAAGGCAGCATCCACCTCCTATCTCCCAGCCGCAAGCAGCTGAAGCGCACCTGGGGCGTTTGTTACCTGAAAGGCCGCCGCCTCTCCTTGATGGAGGAAACCTTCATCGGCCTCTGCGAAAGCGTCTGCGACTGCCTCGAGCAGTAG
- a CDS encoding PQQ-binding-like beta-propeller repeat protein produces the protein MPRFIPLSLLACLGPALCLATSSRDWSAYLGDRSSSQFSELSEITTDNVTRLEPAWIWDGDQGAKGDRGYSEIQCNPLVVDGVLYGTDANIDLIALDAGTGDLLWKLDPYDGLSVSEGRGVNRGLVYWESGDESRILFGVSRFLIAVDPKTGKRIESFGEAGRVDLKADLGRDAEGLQVMANTPGVVYGDLIVMPMRLGEGPAPAAPGPIRAYNVRTGELVWRFNTIPQPGEFGFETWPPEAYESVGGANVWAGMSVDVERGILYCPTGSAAFDFWGGDRLGQNLFANCLIALDAATGKRIWHYQFVRHDIWDRDLPAPPNLLTVHRDGEAIPAVAQITKSGHVFLFNRVTGEPLFPIEEVPVPWSDLRGEQAWPTQPLPLKPAPFARQQFSADQITDISPESQREVMDRFVTLRPHMPFMPPSKEGTIIFPGFDGGGEWGGAAVDPNGVLYVNSNEMPWVLTMVDATAAESEGQRIFMQNCAGCHGAEREGSLAQNVPALTGIQDRMTREGILELITQGKGVMPPFGFFEKRDLNALVDFLVSRDGGDRHADKQAKSEGIVSRPWTHTGYRRWLDSKGYPAVKPPWGTLNAIDMNTGEFVWKTTLGEFEELMSQGIQPTGTENYGGPVVTAGGLLFIGASKDGFFRAFDAATGEELWKYKLPAGAYATPAVYEVDGRQYVAVACGGGKMGTPRGNYYVAFALGD, from the coding sequence ATGCCCCGTTTTATCCCCCTTTCCTTGCTGGCCTGCTTGGGGCCAGCTCTTTGCTTGGCGACGAGCTCTCGAGATTGGAGCGCCTACCTAGGAGATCGGTCTTCCAGCCAGTTCTCCGAGTTGTCCGAGATCACGACGGATAACGTGACGCGGCTCGAGCCCGCTTGGATATGGGATGGGGACCAGGGGGCGAAGGGGGACAGGGGGTATTCCGAGATCCAGTGCAATCCTTTGGTGGTTGATGGGGTGCTGTACGGTACGGATGCGAACATCGACTTGATCGCGCTGGACGCGGGCACGGGAGACTTGCTTTGGAAGCTCGATCCCTACGACGGGTTGAGCGTTAGCGAGGGGCGCGGGGTTAATCGAGGCCTAGTGTATTGGGAAAGTGGGGACGAGTCGCGGATTCTGTTTGGCGTAAGCCGGTTCCTGATTGCGGTAGACCCGAAGACGGGTAAACGGATCGAGTCGTTCGGCGAGGCGGGTCGAGTTGACCTGAAGGCCGATCTCGGGCGGGATGCGGAGGGCTTGCAGGTGATGGCGAATACGCCGGGAGTCGTCTACGGGGATTTGATTGTGATGCCGATGCGTTTGGGGGAGGGGCCGGCTCCAGCGGCGCCCGGCCCGATCCGCGCTTACAACGTCCGTACGGGCGAGCTGGTTTGGCGTTTCAACACGATCCCGCAGCCTGGCGAGTTCGGTTTCGAAACGTGGCCACCGGAGGCTTACGAGAGCGTGGGCGGAGCGAATGTTTGGGCTGGCATGAGCGTGGATGTGGAGCGAGGGATTCTCTATTGTCCGACGGGCTCGGCGGCTTTTGACTTCTGGGGAGGGGACCGCTTGGGGCAAAACCTGTTTGCCAATTGCTTGATCGCTCTGGATGCGGCGACGGGAAAGCGGATCTGGCATTACCAATTCGTGCGACACGACATCTGGGACCGGGATCTGCCGGCTCCGCCCAATTTGCTGACGGTTCATCGGGATGGGGAGGCGATTCCGGCAGTGGCTCAAATTACGAAGTCGGGCCACGTCTTTCTCTTCAACAGGGTGACAGGCGAGCCGCTGTTTCCGATTGAGGAAGTTCCGGTGCCTTGGTCCGATTTGCGTGGCGAGCAGGCTTGGCCTACTCAGCCTCTTCCTTTGAAGCCCGCGCCCTTTGCCCGGCAGCAGTTTTCGGCGGACCAGATTACGGACATCTCGCCGGAGTCGCAGCGGGAGGTGATGGACCGATTCGTGACCTTGCGTCCGCATATGCCCTTTATGCCACCCAGCAAGGAAGGCACGATCATCTTTCCCGGCTTCGACGGAGGCGGGGAGTGGGGCGGCGCTGCGGTAGACCCCAATGGCGTTCTCTATGTCAACAGCAACGAGATGCCCTGGGTTTTGACCATGGTCGATGCCACGGCGGCGGAGAGCGAGGGGCAGCGCATCTTCATGCAGAATTGCGCCGGTTGCCATGGAGCGGAACGTGAGGGAAGCTTGGCTCAGAATGTGCCGGCCCTAACGGGTATCCAGGATCGCATGACGCGAGAGGGAATTCTGGAACTCATCACTCAAGGGAAGGGAGTGATGCCTCCCTTTGGCTTTTTCGAGAAGAGGGACCTGAATGCATTGGTCGACTTTCTCGTGAGTCGAGACGGTGGGGATCGCCATGCGGACAAGCAAGCGAAGTCGGAGGGGATCGTTTCGCGACCTTGGACGCACACTGGATACCGACGTTGGCTGGACTCCAAGGGATATCCTGCGGTAAAGCCGCCTTGGGGCACGCTCAACGCCATCGATATGAACACGGGGGAATTCGTCTGGAAAACGACATTGGGCGAGTTCGAGGAACTCATGTCGCAGGGTATCCAGCCGACGGGTACGGAAAACTATGGAGGGCCAGTTGTGACGGCGGGCGGCTTGTTGTTCATCGGTGCCAGCAAGGACGGGTTCTTCCGGGCTTTCGATGCGGCGACGGGAGAGGAGCTTTGGAAATACAAGCTGCCAGCAGGAGCCTACGCGACGCCGGCAGTTTATGAGGTCGACGGACGCCAGTACGTGGCAGTGGCCTGCGGCGGCGGTAAGATGGGAACGCCCCGAGGGAATTATTACGTGGCCTTCGCCTTGGGGGACTAG